GCTCGCGCAGCAGCAGCACCCCGCCGTCGCTGCTCGCGTGCTCCGCGTCGAACCGGCCCACCACGGGCCGTCGTCCCAGCGGCGAAAACTCAAGCTGCGTCGCGCTACACTCTGTCTGCACAGGTCGGCCCTTTCTGTTGGCCCGTTTTGTCTTGCAACTCAACGGTTAACAGAAGTCAGCCGGCCTGTGCTCGTTTGAGTGGTGAGAAATCCAGGCTAGCGGCGCGCCTCGAGCCGGCGCGCGAGCAGGAGCAGCGCGGCGACGCAGAGTGAGACCGGACCGAGCCAGTCGCCCCAGCGCTTCGCCAGCGTGCTCGCGCCCGGCCCGGCCGGAACGTCCACGACGAGAGCGTCGCGCTCGTGGACGTCGAGCGCTCCGAGCAGCGTGCCCTCCGCGTCGATCGCGGCGCTGATTCCGGTGTTGGTGACACGGATCTGTGGCAGCCGCGTCTCGACGCTGCGGAATGCCGACACGACCAGGTGCAGGCGCGGCCCGGAGCCCTCGTCGAACCAGGAGTCGTTGGAGAGCGCGAGCAGCAGCTCGGCGCCCTCGCGCGCAGAGGCGCGGGCCAGGCCCGGATCGACCGCGTCGTAGCAGATCAGCGTCCCGGCCCGGAGCGCGCGCCCGCCGGCGAGAGCGAGCTCCAGCACGCGCGGACCGCCGCCACTGCGCCAGGTTCCGAGCCAGGGCAGCAGGCGGCGCAGCCCCGGGGAATCCAGCCACGCCGGCACGCGCTCGGTGAGCGGAAAAAGCGCCTGCTTGCGGTAGACGTCGTACTCGCCGCCGGGAGCGAGGAAGAAAGCCGCGTTGTACTCCGCGCCTTTCTCGACGTCGTAGGCGCCGAAGACCAGCGGGACGCGGTGAAGTGCTGCGAAGCCGGCGATGGCGCGGTCGAGCTCGGCGCCATCCTCGCTCTTCGGCGCGCCGAAGGTGGTCGGGTAGACGGTCTCCGGCCAGACGATCAGATCGAGCGGGCCGCGCGCGAGCGCACGCTCCGAGAGCTCGAAGTGCT
The sequence above is a segment of the Deltaproteobacteria bacterium genome. Coding sequences within it:
- the lnt gene encoding apolipoprotein N-acyltransferase — protein: MLSFAASGLALHLYARVETPGELLGFALFVPWLAVLDRATSARASLVSGAWMSAVFALSVFAWFGTAMAGYADAPAWLGIALLLLFAPLLQPQLLVFAWVRHLAGSPQACGFAAVRRALAGACAYVAAEWLLPRLFGDTLGHGLHPSLWLRQGADLAGPPGLTLALLLANEAVLRALRDWRRAARPAATALAIAGTLAGYGALRLADLRARAEPRVLLRAGLVQADLSRYARLRDQLGSYDAAVRILAEHFELSERALARGPLDLIVWPETVYPTTFGAPKSEDGAELDRAIAGFAALHRVPLVFGAYDVEKGAEYNAAFFLAPGGEYDVYRKQALFPLTERVPAWLDSPGLRRLLPWLGTWRSGGGPRVLELALAGGRALRAGTLICYDAVDPGLARASAREGAELLLALSNDSWFDEGSGPRLHLVVSAFRSVETRLPQIRVTNTGISAAIDAEGTLLGALDVHERDALVVDVPAGPGASTLAKRWGDWLGPVSLCVAALLLLARRLEARR